Below is a window of Humulus lupulus chromosome 2, drHumLupu1.1, whole genome shotgun sequence DNA.
GAGTATGAAGAAGTTCGAATTGAAGTCATTTTGAAAGAGAAAGAAGTTGGTTTAGAACTATGTTGAAGAGGTGTGGTCATCTTATGTGAAAAATATGCCATTATATAGGGATGTTGAAGCTAGatttcttaagacaaaataatttgaaatctgaagacaaaatacgatgtgacaatacaatgctacgggtatcttttcttaagacaaaatatgatgtgacaatacaatgctacgggtatcttttcttaagacaaaataatttgaaatttgaagaCAAAATAtgatgtgacaatacaatgctacgggtatcttttcttaagacaaaataatttgaaatctgaatacaaaatacgatgtgacaatacaatgctacgggtatcttttcttaagacaaaataatttgaaatctgaagacaaaatacgatgtgacaatacaatgctacgggtatcttttcttaagacaaaatatgatgtgacaatacaatgctacgggtatcttttcttaagacaaaataatttgaaatctgaagacaaaatatgatgtgacaatacaatgctacgAGTATCTTTTCTTTTAAAATCTGAAGACAAAATACGATGTAACAATACAATGCTACGGTTatcttttcttaagacaaaataatttgaaatctgaagaTAGTGAATATCTACACTATAAAACATTGGCTTAATGTAGACCAACAACACATACGGCTAAAGATGAATTCTCATTATGGTAGTTCATCTTATTTAGcatcgtcttcttcttcttcaaatgaTGATGATTATTATGATGATCTAGAAAAACAAGTGGTATGTCAAATTACTGCTAACAACAATTTTTGCATCACTCAACACCAAAATAACGAAGGGTCACACAGGGGCTCAATTCCTGGTCATATAGTAGTCAATCGTGACCGAGAAAATGCTAATCACAATCTCTTCAATGACTATTTTGCAGAGAACCCTCGATTTTCTGCCTCGATGTTCCGCCGAAGATTCCGAATGGGTCGTGCTTTATTCCTTCATATTTATGATGTTGTACAAAGGCATGACAATTACTTCGTCCAACGAAGAGATGGACTCGGTAAGCTTGGGTTATCGGGTCTACAAAAAGTAACAGTCGTATTTCGAATGTTGGCATATGGTGTACCGGCAGATGCTACCGACGAGTACATCAAAATAGGAGAATCTACTGCTTTGGAAAGTTTGAAACGATTTTATCGTGTTGTTGTTGCGGTCTTTGGAGCCCGCTATCTTCGATCACCTAACGCTGATGATGTTGCAAGGCTACTACACATTGGTGAAAGTCGAGGTTTTCCAGGAATGTTGGGTAGTTTAGATTGTATGCATTGGAAATGGAAAAATTGTCCTACGGCTTGGGGAGGACAATACGCTGGTCGTAGTGGATCTCCGACTATTATTCTTGAAGCTGTAGCTGACTATGATCTTTGGATATGGTATGCATATTTTGGTCTACCTGGATCTAACAATGATATTAACGTGTTGGAGGCGTCCCATCTTTTTGCTGATCTTGCTGCGGGTGTTTCTCCACCCgctaattatgtcattaaaggGAAAGAGTATAATATGGGTTATTATTTAGCCGACGGTATATATCCAAAATGGTCTACTATTGTTCAAACCATTCTACTTGACCCGAAGAAACAATTTTTTGCTCGAAAACAAGAACCATGTAGAAAAGATGTAGAACATGCGTTTGGAGTATTGTAATCAAGATTTGCCATTGTGGCAGGACCAGCGCGTCTATGGAATAAGAGGATATTACATGATATAATGACTTCATGTATTATTATGCATAATATGATAATAGAAGATGAACGCAACTTTAATGCACCCATTGAAGAACGGTTTGAAGTGTCAAATCCAGAAGTTGAGAAGGTGGGTAATGACGATGCTCGATTTCAAGAATTTCTAGCTCGATATAGAAAAATCAAAGATAAGGATGCTCACATTGCACTTCGAAATGCATTAATTAAACACTTGTGGGACGAATATAGTATCGGAAAAttagtttaatttaattaatatttcaaggGTGTGTTATGTTTTAGAGTTAattgaatgtattttattttagtagTGTAATATTTAAATAGGAAAATATAATGTGTTATTATaattttcaagttttaatatttatgaaatatgttcatgaaattaataatgatattttcacttaattgattaattaaataaattaactataaataatataataataaaaagaatattctattttattaaaaaataatataataataaataatatatttttttgtgtaatttttggtgttttggttgaaataaaaaaaaaaatggtgttAAGATTCTTTAATTTTGGTGTTGGTCCAATACTATAATAGGGTAATGGGTTAGAGGTAAGGAAGCATTTATTATGTCGGTGTTTTCGGGAACCTTTGCTTCAGCCTTCAGGAAACAAAAAATAGTTcttcttcagagttttatttttctttcggTATTTAAGGTTAGTGGTCATCGGGAATTTTGTGTCTTCGTtcctgatttttttttaaaagttaatttttgaGTTATATTGGAAGGGTGatgttttgtttgtttgttttaagTTTTTAGTGATAGCAAGCTTAGCTTTACCATATTTCAGGCAAAAAAGTGGAAAGTGAAACACTTTAACGATGAAGATTTTGGTTGGGCTTGGTGACTTTGGAGATCATTCCTTCAACAAAAAAAAAGAGGGAATTTTTAAAAGATATGGCTTTTATatcatcaatgtgcaaaaatatgggagttatacttttcttaatttataTGGAAAATTTATcaaagaaaaagttaaagtatggaaaacacaattagtagctaactaaaatatggaaatgtcatattttttttatcatagttatgttttctttgattttgaaagtaatttttttattttttttccatcatttttttcttttttttcttacttgttttttcttctattttttcattcgtcttcttttttttcttcatttttattcatttatctatttttttttctttcatttgtattgttttgtattttttcatattttttcagtttttttttcattctattttttctttatttttgtatttattattttctcattccatttttttttcttttttcacacatatgagcttttttttttcttcttccattttttttcattttttctaccaattttttcattcatatttttcttttcttttcatttttctattttttttcttcttcttatttattcatattttttttttcattcatcatttcttttgttttctttcatatttttttttcatttttgtacttattctattttttttttcatttttttcacacatattttaacattacataattattctactattttatttatttattatcttttattattataatttttttatagtttttccactatatgtaaaaaaaaatcaaatcaattttttcagcattttctttttactgtaacacttataggaataccaaaatttggaaagaaaactaataaaaatatgaaaacatgaatgggtaactggttaccttcacattctttgtgtgtatatttctgaggataactggttactttcaccttctggtgtgtgtatatttattgtttctttatggtaactagttacttatgtcactaaaatcatagttacttcttcttccttttttaatgaactcttcttccattttttccttcaaatttgatgtttcttttcatatttaatatgagtaactcatcacccctcttaggtaactggttctccctcttatggcagaaagttactcatatcaggataactggttacctctcctagtgcatgttatttaacctagctttatgattttttttaagatcaatcaagtaactggttaccctacccaggatttgaaaaaaaaaacgcacaatcttaaaaaaaaacatgtttataataaataaataaataataattttaaaaacaattcatattacaaaaaaaaatttgcaaaacaaccaaagaaaaatttaatataaaaataaataacctaaaaaaataataatcaaattacaaacatacccttccaaatttgattaagagtaaaactatagcataaaccaacttttatacaaaatatatgggaaaataaacccataaaagtgaaaattcttaaaaaaagccatagactaactttttttgaaaaaatgccatatttttgtacactctattaaaaatcccatataaaatgtaatttcctcaaaaaaaaaaaattgcactatatattaattatttaattatatttcaaataaaataaaaatatctacCCAATCCaactaaaataaatattatattaatataatattctCACTTGCATATCACGAATTTTAATTCTATCTCTGTAACGAAGGGTTGCACACTTTCTCAAATTTTTTCATTTTCCTTCATACTCGACTGTTATATGTATGCTCATATTCTtcttctgtatttttttttttacagaagCACATGTTCTTCTTATCTGTGTACTTATGTATCTCCTTTCTCATAGGTTTTAGCTTCTTAATGTTTATTGGCAACTCTAGAGAATACTGACTTTAGTCAATAATATTGACAGCTTGAATTGGCAGCAAAAGACATAGAATAGACTACATGGACTTGGAACTATATGGGCCACAATATTGTTATGGACACTTAGAATTTACATAACAAGAAAGATTGATAACGATATAGTGGACAAGGAGCTGCTCAATGATGATGTTGAATTAATGTAATGGGGTGCAACTTGGTTTGGGTGGTCGTGTTCAAGTTACTTCCTTTCGGTATTAATCTATCATTTTTTTGTGCGTACTTTTCTGTTGTTTATAAGATGTAGAAGGCCTTCTCTGGGAGTCTCTGTTTATTGTTTTGTTTTGACagctgtttttttttctttctgtcaAGCTCTGTCAAGTTTTCGATGTATAAAAGAAAAGATAGAGTTTGATTTGAGAAAGTATATCACTATTAAAGAGAGAATTGCAGCTCCATTCCAATAATGTAACAgagaatattatatataatattttctttagttagaaatttttttatattttatttaaaatataattaaataattggatGTAGTGTAATTGGCTATTGTGGAATAATGGTGTTCCCACGAAGAAAATAAACAAAcagatgataatttttttttttgttggctgCATGTTGTCCTGAAGTTGTTGCATTTCTTCTCTAGTCTTCTCTTCTTTGCGCCTCAACTGCATTTTCCAAAAGCAAATGGGGCTTAAAATAGACtcaaagaaaatcaagaacaatgGCCTAAGATCATATCTATTTTAAAACTGAAATGGAGGGAAAAAAAACAGAACTAATCCAAACGAAACTAAAGAGAACACACAGCCAAACTAAATGTTTAAGCATCAAATTGATAACAAATCCAATATCCCTAACCAAAAATCATATCTATTTTGAATCTAAAATAGAGGGAAAAAAAACCACCACCTGTGGGTCTAGGCGTATGGCCAACAGACCGAAGCAGCAGTGAGAGTGAGTAGCAGAGAGAAGCAGATACGTGCGAGAGAATGAAGCAGCGAAGGGAAAAGCATGAGAGAGCTGGATAGAGAAGATGCAGTTGAGGAGAAGAGGAGAGATCGAGAGAGGGAGGAGGGAGGAGCTATGAACAGAGAATGTTTCaggttatataaaaaaatgaatgagaaaatgtgaaaattacacctagtacccaatttaagttaacctctttaatttttacccactttttaaaactctttgattaatacCCAAATTATTAATAACTCTACCCATTATACAGTGGTCTAGTGGAACTGACAGTGGAATATTATTTAAAGAGAGAAGTAAATGACACGACAGAGGCAAATATTGAGATTTTTACATTAGACTTTTAGTAGTGTTTTAAGGGTAATATGGGAAATGTGCTTAAAAAAGTGGGTAATTTTCAACTAAATATTATTAGTAGctatttttagttaactaatcctaAAACTGGGTATTTTTCAAATTATCCCTGAGAAAATTGATATTTACGGAAAAGTTTTACATTTTTTAGTTTGAGTTAAAATTTTATAAGGCCCGCCCTTTTGTTTTCCAAAATTTTCAATTTACCGCTTTTTCACATTACCcattacaatatatatttttttataaataacaagtattaattttttatattaattatttttcacAGGGAAAATATCAGTTTggctcttgttttttttttccaaatacaCAATCGGCCCATGtgtttttttaaatgacaatttagactttgtgttttacaaaatggatcaaaatagcaTCTTATACccaattttagtaaaaaaaaattcaaatacaatCTTTCATTCCCAGCTCTTCGACCATTTTCTCCGCTTCTTTGAACTCATTGTATCACTAAAGACCCGAGAATttatcttataattgaaaatattttgaccaaaatcggatctgtggtactattttgatcaattttataaaacacatggttctaattgtcatttaacaaaacacagggatCGATTGCGTACTCGGGAAAAATACAGGGGCCAAAATAGTATTTTCCCCTTTTCATAtcaacaaaaatataatattaaaagaatactaatttcaaataacataagaaagaaatttgaaaaatatttaattaaggtTAAATATCATTTTTGACCATGtattttgcaaaagttaccgatcggaccccgtgttttgttaaatgacaatatggaccttgtgttttacaaaatggaacaaaataatacccTATCTTCAAtcgaaaaaaaacaaaaaatctcATAAatcaaatctataaaaaaaaacaaataaactcATAAACCATCCATGCTCCATGCTCCATCTCTTTCTCTTTCAATGTATATCTCTTTCCCCATCTCTCTGAGCACTGAAGAACATCTCTTTCTCTTTAATGAATGTATTATTTTTCATTAGTTGGGTTCTTGAATAACTAAATGGGATATTAGGAGATGATAGTTGATAAGTCTATTATAGTACTATTTTAGAGTAGGTTTTAAGGGTGTGCTTTAATCTTTTAAGTTGTTTTGGTACAGAATTATGCTtgtgttttgtgtgttttcagGTTTTAGTGATTACTCAAGGGTTGGTGTTGATGTGGTGAAACTAAGGACTAATTCGAGGATAAATAGCGAATTTCTTACGTTAAACGGTGTTTGGTCGTGTTAGGGCACTTTAGAAGAGATCGAGGGTCGCAAGGAAGCTTTAAAAGttgattttctaaaaaaaaaaaagaagctatTTTGAGCTATGGCTCTTGAAGCTAAGTTGCGACGCTGGTTTAGTCAAAAAGACTATTATATGTCCATATTTTGAGCTGCGGTGTTTCAATGCTGGGTTGCGGCGGTATCCTTTTGAGCCGCAGCGCAAGAATGTTGGGTCACGGCGCCATCGAAGTTAGAGGCTCCTCGATTTGGGGCTATCGTGCTAGGGCCGCAACGCATGAAAGCTGAGCCGCGACGCTTGTGTCCGTAAGCGTTTTGAAAATAAGGGCAATTGTGTCTTTTAAAATGAAATATTAGGGTTAAAGAGTTTTAAAAGAAAGAACGTTCTAAAAGAGGAGTAAGTGGAGAAAAAACAAGGGAAGAGGCAAGAGACTGGTTTTCGATCAGAGGAAGCAAGGAGAACATTTTGGGAGCAATTTCAGAGATTGAATCTAcagtttttttcttcttatttaattttctttatgttaAACTCTAGTATTCTGGATTTCTTTGCCATGttgatgaactaattttatttttaggGTTTCTAATTGAATCTCTTGAAACTTTACAATGATTTAATGCAAAGTTTATATTTCTTTATTCTTCTTTACGATCctttcaatttgtgtttattatatgtgattgattggccatcttttacATAATCCATATGAGTTTGAGTCAAAATCTGAAAGGTGAAATTTAAACATGCTACAATTGATTGAACATAGATTTTAATATTGAATGAGAGTATCAATATAATTTATATAGTTTTTGAGCTTTTGATCTTAATACTTCTTATATGCgagtttatcatagaaatatagaaaattcatATCTAGGTCAAATTTTATATATCTTAATctgaatataaaatatttttgtaaacttgcTATCTTAATAAGAAGAGTGATAGTGAAACCTAGCATTAATGAAATAGTAGAGTGGATAGAAGAGGATATTAAATTCCCTAATTCGCTATTTGTTGAAGTAATTCTCTTTTGTTTCTTTAATTTTAGTGTTAAGCTCGTgttctttttgttagtttaattTTGCAATTTACATTTAGTTTCTGTATTAGTAGGGCTCTCAAGTAGCTAAATATGATATTAGAGGATATTAGTACTATTAGTGGCATTAGGCATAGTTAAATGTTTCAAATATCACACCTAGTAATCTAATTAGTCAATGGTTACCAAATTCGTTCTCAAATTATGAGAGATTAACTTGGAGGTTGCAATTTGTGGATACAAATGATGTGGTTAACTCATTATTAGGGCTTCTGAGTAACAAAGTGGGATATTAGGGGATGTTAGTACAATTAGTGGAATTATGCATAGTCAAATGCTCTAAATACATAACTAGTAACCTAATTAGTGGATCGTTACCAAGTTAGTTCTcaagatatgatttattagctcAGAGGTTGCAAATTGTGATTATAAATTATGTATATTTCTCTTCATTAGAAGGGATGTTGAGTGAGTAAATGAGATATTGGAGATATAAGTAACACAAGACACAGACAAAATCTTTCAAATATCACACCTAGTAACCTAATTAGGGAATGGTTACCAAATTAACTATCTAATTGTGAGACATTTTCTTGGAAGATGCAAATTGTAAGTAAAAATGACATGGTTTCCATGTTAGTAGGGCTCTCGAGTAATTAAATAGGATATTAGTACTTTTAGTGATACCAAACATATTTAAATTGTTTCAAATGTCACACCTAGTAACCT
It encodes the following:
- the LOC133814131 gene encoding uncharacterized protein LOC133814131, coding for MNSHYGSSSYLASSSSSSNDDDYYDDLEKQVVCQITANNNFCITQHQNNEGSHRGSIPGHIVVNRDRENANHNLFNDYFAENPRFSASMFRRRFRMGRALFLHIYDVVQRHDNYFVQRRDGLGKLGLSGLQKVTVVFRMLAYGVPADATDEYIKIGESTALESLKRFYRVVVAVFGARYLRSPNADDVARLLHIGESRGFPGMLGSLDCMHWKWKNCPTAWGGQYAGRSGSPTIILEAVADYDLWIWYAYFGLPGSNNDINVLEASHLFADLAAGVSPPANYVIKGKEYNMGYYLADGPARLWNKRILHDIMTSCIIMHNMIIEDERNFNAPIEERFEVSNPEVEKVGNDDARFQEFLARYRKIKDKDAHIALRNALIKHLWDEYSIGKLV